In Balearica regulorum gibbericeps isolate bBalReg1 chromosome 26, bBalReg1.pri, whole genome shotgun sequence, one genomic interval encodes:
- the GTPBP3 gene encoding 5-taurinomethyluridine-[tRNA] synthase subunit GTPB3, mitochondrial isoform X1: MALRRALSAAGRRWAQRLCSVARGDTIFAVSSGHGRCGVAVIRTSGPGSRGALRSLTGRPELPPPRVLALRRIRDPTTAEPLDRGLVVWFPGPHSFTGEDCAELHLHGGPAVVSGVLRALGGLPGLRPAEPGEFTRRAFRRGKLDLTAAEGLGDLIRAETEAQRRQALRQMEGELGRLYQRWSDTLTQALAHLEAYIDFSEDDNVEEEVLSQVDATVRALEQEIGSHLQDGRRGELLRGGVRAVIAGPPNVGKSSLLNLLCQRPAAIVSPVAGTTRDVVEVALNIGGYPLVLSDTAGLRDATDPVEQEGVSRARDRLRQADLVLAVLDAAAVPAEPAGLGAALGSLLPPAAPPCILVLNKADLLQGGGGTLRDACARGDPLPPATLLSCRTGEGLDHLLELLARQLAQLCGDPLAGSPSLTQSRHSLHLGDCVAALARYDRERRRDLGLAAERLRLARRHLGRITGHVGAEDVLDIIFRDFCVGK, from the exons GTGGGCGCAGCGCCTGTGCTCCGTGGCGCGGGGGGACACCATCTTCGCCGTCTCCTCGGGACACGGGCGGTGCGGGGTGGCCGTCATCCGCACCAGCGGGCCGGGCAGCCGCGGGGCCCTGCGGAGCCTCACCGGGCGCCCCGAGCTGCCCCCACCCCGCGTCCTGGCCCTGCGGCGCATCCGCGACCCCACCACTGCCGAGCCCCTGGACCGCGGCCTCGTCGTCTGGTTCCCAG GTCCCCACAGCTTCACCGGGGAGGACTGCGCCGAGCTGCACCTGCACGGCGGGCCCGCGGTGGTGAGCGGGGTGCTGCGGGCGCTGG gggggctgcccgggctgcGTCCCGCCGAGCCCGGGGAGTTCACGCGCCGAGCCTTCCGCCGCGGGAAGCTGGACCTGACGGCGGccgaggggctgggggaccTGATCCGGGCGGAGACAGAGGCCCAGCGGCGGCAGGCGCTGCGGCAGATGGAGGGCGAGCTGGGCCGGCTCTACCAGCGCTGGAGCGACACCCTCACCCAG GCTCTCGCCCACCTTGAAGCCTACATCGACTTCAGCGAGGATGACAACGTGGAGGAAGAGGTCTTGTCCCAAG TGGATGCCACCGTGCGGGCGCTGGAGCAGGAGATCGGTTCCCACCTGCAGGACGGGCGCCGTGGGGAGCTGCTCCGTGGGGGGGTCCGCGCCGTCATCGCTGGCCCCCCCAACGTGGGCAAGAGCAGCCTGCTCAACCTGCTGT gccaGCGTCCGGCAGCCATCGTGTCACCGGTGGCGGGGACGACGCGGGACGTGGTGGAGGTGGCCCTGAACATCGGCGGTTACCCCCTGGTGCTGAGCGACACGGCCGGGCTCCGCGATGCCACCGACCCTGTCGAGCAGGAGGGGGTCAGCCGTGCACGGGACCg gctgCGGCAAGCGGACCTGGTGCTGGCCGTGCTGGATGCCGCGGCGGTGCCCGCCGAGccggccgggctgggggctgccctggggtccctgctgccccccgctgcccccccctgCATCCTGGTGCTCAACAAGGCTGACCTGCTgcaggggggcggggggacccTGCGCGACGCCTGCGCCCGGGGGgaccccctgccccccgccaCCCTCCTCTCCTGCCGGACGGGCGAGGGGCTCGACCacctcctggagctgctggcgCGGCAGCTGGCGCAGCT gTGTGGAGACCCCCTGGCAGGTTCGCCCAGCCTGACGCAGAGCCGGCACAGCCTCCACCTTGGTGACTGCGTGGCGGCGCTGGCACGCTACGACCGGGAGCGCCGGCGGGACCTGGGGCTGGCGGCCGAGCGGCTGCGGTTGGCACGGCGGCACCTGGGTCGGATCACCGGCCACGTGGGCGCCGAGGATGTCCTCGACATCATCTTCAGGGACTTCTGCGTTGGCAAGTGA
- the GTPBP3 gene encoding 5-taurinomethyluridine-[tRNA] synthase subunit GTPB3, mitochondrial isoform X2 — translation MALRRALSAAGRRWAQRLCSVARGDTIFAVSSGHGRCGVAVIRTSGPGSRGALRSLTGRPELPPPRVLALRRIRDPTTAEPLDRGLVVWFPGPHSFTGEDCAELHLHGGPAVLDLTAAEGLGDLIRAETEAQRRQALRQMEGELGRLYQRWSDTLTQALAHLEAYIDFSEDDNVEEEVLSQVDATVRALEQEIGSHLQDGRRGELLRGGVRAVIAGPPNVGKSSLLNLLCQRPAAIVSPVAGTTRDVVEVALNIGGYPLVLSDTAGLRDATDPVEQEGVSRARDRLRQADLVLAVLDAAAVPAEPAGLGAALGSLLPPAAPPCILVLNKADLLQGGGGTLRDACARGDPLPPATLLSCRTGEGLDHLLELLARQLAQLCGDPLAGSPSLTQSRHSLHLGDCVAALARYDRERRRDLGLAAERLRLARRHLGRITGHVGAEDVLDIIFRDFCVGK, via the exons GTGGGCGCAGCGCCTGTGCTCCGTGGCGCGGGGGGACACCATCTTCGCCGTCTCCTCGGGACACGGGCGGTGCGGGGTGGCCGTCATCCGCACCAGCGGGCCGGGCAGCCGCGGGGCCCTGCGGAGCCTCACCGGGCGCCCCGAGCTGCCCCCACCCCGCGTCCTGGCCCTGCGGCGCATCCGCGACCCCACCACTGCCGAGCCCCTGGACCGCGGCCTCGTCGTCTGGTTCCCAG GTCCCCACAGCTTCACCGGGGAGGACTGCGCCGAGCTGCACCTGCACGGCGGGCCCGCGGTG CTGGACCTGACGGCGGccgaggggctgggggaccTGATCCGGGCGGAGACAGAGGCCCAGCGGCGGCAGGCGCTGCGGCAGATGGAGGGCGAGCTGGGCCGGCTCTACCAGCGCTGGAGCGACACCCTCACCCAG GCTCTCGCCCACCTTGAAGCCTACATCGACTTCAGCGAGGATGACAACGTGGAGGAAGAGGTCTTGTCCCAAG TGGATGCCACCGTGCGGGCGCTGGAGCAGGAGATCGGTTCCCACCTGCAGGACGGGCGCCGTGGGGAGCTGCTCCGTGGGGGGGTCCGCGCCGTCATCGCTGGCCCCCCCAACGTGGGCAAGAGCAGCCTGCTCAACCTGCTGT gccaGCGTCCGGCAGCCATCGTGTCACCGGTGGCGGGGACGACGCGGGACGTGGTGGAGGTGGCCCTGAACATCGGCGGTTACCCCCTGGTGCTGAGCGACACGGCCGGGCTCCGCGATGCCACCGACCCTGTCGAGCAGGAGGGGGTCAGCCGTGCACGGGACCg gctgCGGCAAGCGGACCTGGTGCTGGCCGTGCTGGATGCCGCGGCGGTGCCCGCCGAGccggccgggctgggggctgccctggggtccctgctgccccccgctgcccccccctgCATCCTGGTGCTCAACAAGGCTGACCTGCTgcaggggggcggggggacccTGCGCGACGCCTGCGCCCGGGGGgaccccctgccccccgccaCCCTCCTCTCCTGCCGGACGGGCGAGGGGCTCGACCacctcctggagctgctggcgCGGCAGCTGGCGCAGCT gTGTGGAGACCCCCTGGCAGGTTCGCCCAGCCTGACGCAGAGCCGGCACAGCCTCCACCTTGGTGACTGCGTGGCGGCGCTGGCACGCTACGACCGGGAGCGCCGGCGGGACCTGGGGCTGGCGGCCGAGCGGCTGCGGTTGGCACGGCGGCACCTGGGTCGGATCACCGGCCACGTGGGCGCCGAGGATGTCCTCGACATCATCTTCAGGGACTTCTGCGTTGGCAAGTGA